In Paracoccus jeotgali, the following are encoded in one genomic region:
- the pyrH gene encoding UMP kinase, translating to MTETEARTPTSYERVMLKISGEALMGDQGYGLHPPTIARIADEVDSVHRMGVEVCMVIGGGNIFRGLQGSAQGMERTTADYMGMLATVMNALAMQSALEAKGIHTRVITAIRMDEVAEPYIRRRAVRHLEKKRVIIFAAGTGNPYFTTDTAATLRASEMNCQAIFKGTKVDGVYDKDPIRYPDAKRYDEVSYDEALQKNLGVMDASAIALARDNKLPIIVFSLDEPGGFRGILSGQGTYTRVTDGVSRHGREVKA from the coding sequence ATGACTGAAACCGAAGCCAGAACCCCGACCAGCTATGAACGCGTCATGCTGAAGATCTCGGGCGAGGCGCTGATGGGCGATCAGGGCTATGGCCTGCACCCGCCGACCATCGCGCGCATCGCCGACGAAGTCGATTCCGTCCACAGGATGGGGGTCGAGGTCTGCATGGTCATCGGCGGCGGCAATATCTTCCGCGGGCTGCAAGGCAGCGCCCAGGGGATGGAGCGGACGACCGCCGATTACATGGGGATGCTGGCGACGGTGATGAATGCGCTGGCCATGCAATCCGCGCTGGAGGCCAAGGGCATCCACACCCGCGTCATCACCGCGATCCGCATGGACGAAGTGGCCGAGCCATACATCCGCCGCCGCGCCGTGCGGCATCTGGAAAAGAAGCGCGTGATCATCTTTGCGGCGGGGACCGGCAACCCGTATTTCACCACCGACACAGCCGCCACCCTGCGCGCGTCCGAGATGAACTGCCAGGCGATCTTCAAGGGCACCAAGGTCGACGGCGTCTATGACAAGGACCCGATCCGCTATCCCGACGCCAAGCGCTATGACGAGGTCAGCTATGACGAGGCGCTGCAGAAGAATCTGGGCGTGATGGATGCCTCGGCGATCGCGCTGGCGCGGGACAACAAGCTGCCGATCATCGTGTTCTCGCTGGACGAACCGGGCGGCTTCCGCGGCATCCTGTCGGGGCAGGGCACCTATACCCGCGTCACCGATGGCGTGTCGCGTCATGGTCGCGAGGTGAAAGCCTGA
- a CDS encoding ABC transporter ATP-binding protein, whose protein sequence is MIECRDLHKYYGDYHALRGIDLTIREGEFFSLLGPSGCGKTTLLRTIAGFEGISSGVVLIDDKDMARVPANKRPTNMVFQSYAIFPHLSVAENVAFGLRRDPRPRAEKDAAVEEALKMVGLTGYGKRRAHALSGGQRQRVALARALILKPKVLLLDEPLSALDRKMREQMQVELIKLQRQVGITFVLVTHDQEEALVMSDRIAVMFEGQIAQLDEPESLYSRPVDRRVADFIGVMNFLPATILSEGEGVIHVDVEGLGEIEIPESRVARHDEPGAPPMIGFRPEAVSIFPEGQPQTAPRQNGGVIDEVVYYGDMTYYDVRIDEEDGTKSEPVRISMRNVFGRDIPDVGTRASIGWSPASLILFR, encoded by the coding sequence ATGATCGAATGCCGCGACCTGCACAAATATTATGGCGACTATCACGCCCTGCGCGGCATCGACCTGACCATCCGCGAGGGTGAGTTCTTCTCGCTTCTCGGGCCGTCGGGCTGTGGCAAGACGACGCTGCTGCGCACAATCGCGGGGTTCGAGGGGATCTCGTCCGGGGTCGTGCTGATCGACGACAAGGACATGGCGCGGGTGCCGGCGAACAAGCGCCCGACCAACATGGTGTTCCAGTCCTACGCCATCTTTCCGCATCTGAGCGTGGCTGAGAACGTCGCCTTCGGCCTGCGCCGCGACCCGCGCCCGCGCGCCGAAAAGGACGCCGCCGTCGAAGAGGCGCTGAAGATGGTCGGGCTGACCGGCTATGGCAAGCGCCGTGCCCATGCGCTGTCGGGCGGACAGCGGCAGCGTGTGGCCCTGGCGCGGGCGCTGATCCTTAAGCCCAAGGTGCTGCTGCTGGACGAGCCGCTTTCGGCGCTGGACCGCAAGATGCGCGAGCAGATGCAGGTCGAGCTGATCAAGCTGCAGCGTCAGGTCGGCATCACCTTCGTTCTGGTCACTCACGATCAGGAAGAGGCGCTGGTCATGTCTGACCGCATCGCGGTAATGTTCGAAGGCCAGATCGCGCAGCTTGACGAGCCGGAGTCGCTGTATTCCCGCCCCGTCGACCGGCGCGTCGCGGATTTCATCGGGGTGATGAACTTCCTGCCCGCGACGATCCTGTCCGAAGGCGAGGGCGTGATCCATGTCGATGTCGAAGGTCTGGGCGAGATCGAGATCCCCGAAAGCCGCGTCGCCCGCCATGACGAGCCGGGCGCCCCGCCGATGATCGGCTTCCGCCCCGAGGCGGTCAGCATCTTCCCAGAAGGCCAGCCCCAGACCGCGCCGCGGCAGAATGGCGGGGTCATCGACGAGGTCGTCTATTACGGCGACATGACCTATTACGACGTCCGCATCGACGAAGAGGACGGCACCAAATCCGAGCCGGTGCGGATCTCGATGCGCAACGTCTTTGGCCGCGACATCCCCGATGTCGGCACCCGCGCCAGCATCGGCTGGTCCCCGGCGAGCCTGATCCTGTTCAGGTAG
- the hisI gene encoding phosphoribosyl-AMP cyclohydrolase, with protein MFDPATLRYDVNGLIPAIAQDAETGEVLMLAWMNAEAVVRTLDSGRVTYWSRSRQALWVKGETSGHVQNLREMRLDCDRDCLLLLIDQTGPACHTNRRSCFYTALRDGDEVEIMAPMPTTA; from the coding sequence ATGTTCGATCCCGCGACGCTGCGCTATGACGTCAACGGGCTGATCCCGGCCATCGCCCAGGACGCCGAGACCGGCGAGGTGCTGATGCTGGCCTGGATGAACGCCGAGGCGGTGGTGCGCACACTGGACAGCGGCCGCGTCACCTATTGGTCGCGCTCGCGGCAGGCGTTGTGGGTCAAGGGCGAGACGTCCGGTCACGTCCAGAACCTGCGCGAGATGCGGCTCGATTGCGACCGAGATTGCCTGCTGCTGCTGATCGACCAGACCGGCCCGGCCTGCCACACCAACCGGCGGTCCTGCTTCTATACTGCCCTGCGCGACGGGGACGAGGTCGAAATCATGGCGCCGATGCCGACCACCGCCTGA
- a CDS encoding ABC transporter permease: protein MRGNGLRIYSLIYLLFLYAPIALLPVFAFNSGTIIAFPLKGFTTDWFAQMWANPTLRRAFFNSLTIAVSSAVLATALGVFAARASTRYNFPAKTGIMGLIMLPLVLPEIIVAMSLLVVLLAIGVELSVLTVIVGHTLICLPYAIAILTTAFNSLDKSLEEAAQDLGETRFSAFRLVILPLVMPGIISALLMSFTISLDEFIIAFFLAGNEPTLPTYIFSQLRFPKAIPVIMALGTVLVLMSILLLTAAEYFRRRGAARTGRQGHGGFL from the coding sequence ATGAGGGGCAACGGGCTGCGCATCTATTCGCTGATCTACCTGCTGTTTCTGTATGCGCCGATCGCGCTGCTGCCGGTGTTTGCCTTCAACTCTGGCACGATCATCGCCTTTCCGCTGAAGGGGTTCACCACCGACTGGTTCGCGCAGATGTGGGCCAACCCGACGCTGCGCCGCGCCTTCTTCAACTCGCTGACCATCGCGGTCAGTTCGGCGGTGCTGGCGACGGCCTTGGGGGTGTTCGCCGCGCGGGCCTCGACGCGCTACAACTTTCCGGCCAAGACCGGCATCATGGGGCTGATCATGCTGCCGCTGGTGCTGCCCGAGATCATTGTGGCCATGTCGCTGCTGGTCGTGCTGCTGGCCATCGGGGTCGAGCTGTCGGTCCTGACCGTGATCGTGGGCCACACGCTGATCTGCCTGCCTTACGCGATTGCGATCCTGACCACCGCCTTCAACAGCCTCGACAAATCGCTGGAAGAGGCCGCGCAGGATCTGGGCGAGACGCGGTTCAGCGCGTTTCGGCTGGTGATCCTGCCGCTGGTCATGCCGGGCATCATCTCGGCCCTGTTGATGAGCTTCACCATCTCGCTGGATGAATTCATCATCGCGTTCTTCCTCGCCGGGAACGAGCCGACGCTGCCGACCTATATTTTCAGCCAGCTGCGCTTTCCCAAGGCGATCCCGGTCATCATGGCGCTGGGGACGGTGCTGGTGCTGATGTCGATCCTGCTGCTGACCGCAGCCGAATATTTCCGCCGCCGCGGCGCGGCACGGACCGGCCGGCAAGGCCATGGGGGTTTCCTGTGA
- a CDS encoding iron-sulfur cluster assembly scaffold protein — protein MADADMMQLYSKRILALAADIPHLGPLPDAQGSAMKRSPQCGSTVTAHVRLKEGRIAGFGQEVRACALGQASAGVLGQAVLGASREDLARATEQLEKMLREEGPVPDAPFAGLEALIPARDYPNRHASILLAWQAAVDAIDACAEAADGARDARG, from the coding sequence ATGGCCGACGCTGACATGATGCAGCTCTACTCCAAGCGGATCCTGGCGCTTGCTGCCGATATTCCGCATCTGGGGCCGCTGCCCGACGCGCAGGGAAGCGCGATGAAACGCTCGCCGCAATGCGGCTCGACGGTGACGGCGCATGTGCGGCTGAAGGAGGGGCGGATCGCCGGGTTCGGACAAGAGGTGCGGGCCTGCGCGCTGGGGCAGGCCTCGGCCGGGGTGCTGGGGCAGGCGGTGCTGGGTGCGAGCCGCGAGGATCTCGCCCGCGCGACCGAGCAGCTGGAAAAGATGCTGCGCGAGGAAGGGCCCGTCCCCGACGCACCTTTCGCCGGACTTGAGGCGCTGATCCCGGCGCGGGATTATCCCAATCGCCATGCCTCGATCCTGCTGGCCTGGCAGGCGGCGGTCGATGCCATCGACGCCTGCGCCGAGGCGGCTGACGGGGCGCGGGACGCGCGCGGCTGA
- a CDS encoding cytochrome P450 — protein MIPPKPVAAPGRRGFWHYLRGFRRDLLSALPPRLFRAWMAEYRAGPIHSFLCNDPELVALVLRQNPAAFPKSNRLREGLAPLLGRSVFVTNGPEWKRQRRIIDPAFEGGRLREIFPQIHAAALAATERLTPGEIDLEPETSQAAADVIFRTLFSVPIADRTAAQVFAAFRAHQDAQPIVNLAALVPLPGWLPRPHSRRTRRTAAHIRSLIAQLVHARADAIAKGTAPPDLATRIMTTPDPLTGERFTPAEMVDQVAIFFLAGHETSASALAWALWLLAADRDWQDRVAAEAQAELDPANPDFSAVARLNHSRAVFREALRLYPPVPMMVREAACPQRFRGRDVPQGAQIVISPWHLHRHERLWENPDGFDPGRWGTENGRDCARRAYIPFSAGARVCPGAGFAMVEGPLILSMILRQWRLTPADPPPVPVARLTLRGQDGIRVRLSPRDHDATRHR, from the coding sequence ATGATCCCGCCCAAGCCCGTCGCCGCGCCCGGTCGCAGAGGGTTTTGGCATTACCTGCGCGGCTTTCGCCGCGACCTGCTGTCCGCCCTGCCGCCCCGGCTGTTCCGGGCCTGGATGGCGGAATATCGCGCCGGGCCGATCCACAGCTTTCTGTGCAACGATCCCGAACTGGTGGCCCTGGTGCTGCGGCAAAACCCGGCAGCTTTCCCGAAATCGAACCGCCTGCGCGAGGGGCTGGCGCCGCTTCTGGGGCGCTCGGTCTTTGTCACCAACGGGCCCGAGTGGAAGCGGCAGCGCCGCATCATCGACCCCGCCTTCGAGGGCGGCCGCCTGCGCGAGATCTTTCCCCAGATCCACGCCGCCGCGCTTGCCGCGACCGAACGGCTGACGCCGGGCGAGATCGACCTGGAACCCGAAACCTCGCAGGCCGCCGCCGATGTCATCTTTCGCACGCTGTTTTCGGTGCCCATCGCGGACCGGACGGCCGCGCAGGTGTTCGCGGCCTTCCGTGCCCATCAGGACGCGCAGCCCATCGTGAACCTCGCGGCCCTCGTCCCGCTGCCCGGCTGGCTGCCGCGCCCCCATTCGCGCCGGACAAGGCGCACCGCCGCCCATATCCGCAGCCTGATTGCGCAGCTTGTCCACGCCCGCGCCGACGCCATCGCCAAGGGCACCGCCCCGCCCGATCTGGCGACGCGGATCATGACCACGCCCGACCCGCTGACCGGCGAACGGTTCACGCCGGCCGAGATGGTCGATCAGGTGGCGATCTTTTTCCTTGCCGGGCACGAAACCAGCGCCTCGGCGCTGGCTTGGGCGCTGTGGCTGCTGGCGGCCGATCGCGACTGGCAGGACCGAGTGGCGGCAGAGGCGCAGGCCGAACTGGACCCCGCGAACCCCGATTTCTCGGCCGTGGCGCGGCTGAACCACTCCCGCGCCGTCTTCCGCGAGGCGCTGCGGCTTTATCCGCCGGTCCCGATGATGGTGCGCGAGGCCGCCTGCCCGCAGCGTTTCCGCGGCCGCGATGTGCCGCAAGGCGCGCAGATCGTCATCTCGCCCTGGCATCTGCATCGCCATGAACGGCTGTGGGAGAATCCCGACGGGTTCGATCCCGGTCGCTGGGGAACCGAGAATGGCCGCGACTGCGCGCGGCGCGCCTATATCCCGTTCTCGGCGGGCGCGCGCGTCTGTCCCGGTGCTGGCTTTGCAATGGTCGAGGGGCCGCTGATCCTGTCGATGATCCTGCGCCAGTGGCGGCTGACGCCCGCCGACCCCCCGCCCGTCCCCGTCGCGCGGCTGACGCTGCGCGGACAGGACGGCATCAGGGTCAGGCTTTCACCTCGCGACCATGACGCGACACGCCATCGGTGA
- a CDS encoding Hsp20 family protein: MRHFDRAPLYRASVGFDRMADLMDRVLSADSATQSYPPYNIEKTGDDSYRITIAVAGFCSDDLSVEMRDGAVIVTARKPAEEGERSFLHRGIATRAFERRFALAEHIRVTGASHQDGMLHIDLIRELPEALKPRRIEIEAAQTPARVGKLDS, translated from the coding sequence ATGCGTCACTTTGATCGCGCACCGCTTTATCGCGCCTCGGTCGGTTTCGACCGCATGGCCGATCTGATGGACCGCGTGCTGTCGGCCGACAGCGCCACCCAGTCCTACCCGCCCTACAACATCGAAAAGACCGGCGACGACAGCTATCGGATCACGATTGCCGTCGCGGGATTTTGCTCGGATGACCTCTCGGTCGAGATGCGTGACGGGGCCGTGATCGTCACCGCGCGCAAGCCCGCCGAGGAAGGCGAGCGCAGCTTCCTGCATCGTGGCATCGCGACCCGCGCCTTCGAGCGCCGCTTTGCGCTGGCCGAGCATATCCGCGTCACCGGTGCCTCGCATCAGGACGGGATGCTTCATATCGACCTGATCCGCGAGCTGCCCGAGGCGCTGAAGCCGCGCCGGATCGAGATCGAGGCCGCCCAGACGCCCGCCCGCGTCGGCAAGCTCGATTCGTGA
- a CDS encoding ABC transporter permease, with protein sequence MSAPRIDTEARQGLTMVSPPLIYAVLVLAAPLATILAYSFFRDGYLEVIHEFTFENYRAVLSDPVFHKILLRSLWVALAVTAATVLLAFPVAYFLSFVVPPERKALWIFLITIPFWTSYLIRVFLWKVILGHNGVINATLTGIGVIDEPLSFLLFNVQAMVITLAHAYAPFAILPIYVALEKIDRSLLEAGRDLGESRMMTFWRVTLPLAMPGVIAASLIVFIPTIGDYVTPELIGGGKIPMIANMVQKQMLALDNRPLGSAVAVTAMLIVAILSVLFLLLNRRFLRVRS encoded by the coding sequence ATGTCAGCACCCCGCATCGATACCGAGGCGCGTCAGGGTCTGACGATGGTCTCGCCGCCGCTGATCTATGCCGTGCTGGTGCTGGCCGCACCGCTGGCGACGATTCTGGCCTATTCGTTCTTCCGCGACGGCTATCTGGAGGTGATTCACGAATTCACCTTCGAGAATTACCGCGCGGTGCTGAGCGATCCGGTCTTTCACAAGATCCTGCTGCGCTCGCTGTGGGTGGCCCTGGCGGTGACGGCGGCGACGGTGCTGCTGGCCTTTCCGGTGGCCTATTTCCTGTCCTTCGTCGTGCCGCCGGAACGCAAGGCGCTGTGGATCTTTCTGATCACCATCCCGTTCTGGACCTCCTATCTGATCCGGGTGTTCCTGTGGAAGGTGATCCTGGGCCATAACGGCGTCATCAACGCCACCCTGACCGGGATCGGCGTCATCGACGAGCCGCTGTCGTTCCTGCTCTTCAACGTGCAGGCGATGGTCATCACGCTGGCCCATGCCTATGCGCCCTTTGCGATCCTGCCGATCTATGTGGCGCTGGAAAAGATCGACCGCTCGCTGCTGGAAGCGGGGCGGGATCTGGGCGAATCGCGGATGATGACCTTTTGGCGGGTGACGCTGCCGCTGGCCATGCCGGGGGTGATCGCGGCCTCGCTGATCGTGTTCATCCCGACCATCGGCGACTATGTCACGCCGGAACTCATCGGCGGCGGCAAGATCCCGATGATCGCCAATATGGTGCAAAAACAGATGCTTGCGCTGGACAACCGGCCGCTTGGTTCGGCGGTCGCGGTGACGGCGATGCTGATCGTGGCGATCCTCAGCGTCCTGTTCCTGCTGCTCAACCGCCGCTTTCTCAGGGTGAGGTCGTGA
- the trmFO gene encoding methylenetetrahydrofolate--tRNA-(uracil(54)-C(5))-methyltransferase (FADH(2)-oxidizing) TrmFO, whose translation MEPVHIIGAGLAGSEAAWQLSRAGVPVVLHEMRPLVATFAHKSGDFAEMVCSNSFRSDDDQNNAVGQLHWEMRQADGLIMQMADRHKLPAGGALAVDREAFAADVTAALTAQELIRVVPGEITELPADGRWIIATGPLTSAALGQAIQGETGSDALAFFDAIAPIVHADTIDMSIAWRQSRYDKGETEAERTAYINCPMTRDQYEAFIDALLEAEKTEFREGETAGYFDGCLPIEVMAERGRETLRHGPMKPVGLTNPHDPAQKPYAVVQLRRDNALGTLYNLVGFQTKMKYGAQTRVFRMIPGLQEASFARLGGIHRNTFLNSPRLLDGQMRLRSKPHLRFAGQITGVEGYVESAAMGLLAARLAIAEARGAHLEPPPGTTAMGALVHHITGGAEARSFQPMNVNFGLFPPVEAKGGRRGRKARYPAYTDRAKQDFSAWLAAQ comes from the coding sequence ATGGAACCTGTTCACATCATCGGTGCCGGTCTTGCCGGATCAGAGGCCGCCTGGCAGCTTTCGCGCGCCGGCGTGCCGGTCGTGCTGCACGAGATGCGGCCCCTTGTCGCCACCTTCGCCCATAAAAGCGGCGATTTCGCCGAGATGGTGTGTTCGAACTCGTTTCGCTCGGATGACGACCAGAATAATGCCGTCGGCCAGCTGCATTGGGAAATGCGGCAGGCGGACGGGCTGATCATGCAGATGGCCGACCGCCACAAGCTGCCCGCGGGCGGCGCGCTGGCCGTCGACCGCGAGGCCTTTGCCGCCGACGTGACCGCCGCGCTGACCGCGCAGGAGCTGATCCGCGTCGTGCCGGGCGAGATCACCGAGCTGCCCGCCGATGGGCGCTGGATCATCGCCACCGGGCCGCTGACCTCGGCCGCGCTGGGGCAGGCGATTCAGGGCGAGACGGGGTCGGACGCGCTGGCCTTCTTTGACGCCATTGCGCCCATCGTCCACGCCGACACCATCGACATGAGCATCGCCTGGCGCCAGTCGCGTTACGACAAGGGCGAGACCGAGGCCGAGCGCACCGCCTATATCAACTGCCCGATGACCCGTGACCAGTACGAGGCTTTCATCGACGCGCTGCTCGAGGCGGAAAAGACCGAGTTTCGCGAGGGCGAGACCGCCGGCTATTTCGACGGCTGCCTGCCGATCGAGGTCATGGCCGAACGCGGGCGCGAAACGCTGCGTCACGGCCCGATGAAGCCGGTCGGTCTGACCAATCCCCATGATCCGGCGCAGAAACCCTATGCGGTGGTCCAGCTTCGCCGCGATAATGCCTTGGGGACGCTGTATAATCTCGTCGGCTTCCAGACCAAGATGAAATACGGCGCGCAGACCCGCGTCTTTCGCATGATCCCCGGCCTGCAAGAGGCGAGCTTTGCCCGGCTGGGCGGGATTCATCGCAACACCTTCCTGAACTCGCCACGGCTGCTGGATGGCCAGATGCGCCTGCGCTCGAAACCGCATCTGCGCTTTGCCGGGCAGATCACCGGGGTCGAGGGCTATGTCGAAAGCGCCGCGATGGGGCTGCTGGCGGCGCGGCTGGCGATTGCCGAGGCGCGGGGGGCGCACCTTGAACCGCCGCCGGGGACGACGGCGATGGGGGCGCTGGTCCACCACATCACCGGCGGGGCCGAGGCGCGCAGTTTCCAGCCCATGAACGTGAATTTCGGGCTGTTCCCGCCGGTCGAGGCCAAGGGCGGACGGCGCGGGCGCAAGGCGCGCTACCCGGCCTATACCGACCGCGCCAAGCAGGATTTCAGCGCATGGCTGGCGGCGCAGTAA
- a CDS encoding 50S ribosomal protein L25/general stress protein Ctc, protein MAKEIPDLVAEARTGTGKGAARQARRNGKVPGIVYGDHKDPVAIQFDFNQLLTKLRAGRFLSTLWNLKVEGQEDVRVICRGVQKDVVKDLPTHIDFMRLRRTSKINLFIQVDFINQDKCPALKRGGTLVTVRPEVELMVTAGDIPESIVVDLEGRQIGETIHISDVTLPEGAVPVTDRNFVIANLAAPSALLSEEGAEEAEAPEVEAEAEAPEA, encoded by the coding sequence ATGGCCAAAGAGATCCCAGATCTGGTGGCCGAGGCACGCACGGGGACAGGCAAGGGGGCCGCCCGTCAAGCTCGCCGTAACGGCAAGGTGCCCGGAATCGTTTATGGCGACCACAAGGACCCGGTCGCAATCCAGTTCGACTTCAACCAGTTGCTGACCAAGCTGCGCGCCGGTCGGTTCCTGTCCACGCTGTGGAACCTGAAGGTCGAAGGGCAGGAAGACGTCCGCGTCATCTGCCGCGGCGTTCAGAAGGATGTCGTGAAGGATCTGCCGACGCATATCGACTTCATGCGCCTGCGCCGCACGTCCAAGATCAACCTGTTCATTCAGGTCGATTTCATCAACCAGGACAAATGCCCGGCGCTGAAGCGCGGCGGCACGCTGGTGACGGTCCGTCCCGAGGTCGAACTGATGGTGACCGCGGGCGATATCCCGGAAAGCATCGTGGTCGATCTGGAGGGCCGCCAGATCGGCGAGACCATCCACATCAGCGACGTGACCCTGCCCGAGGGCGCGGTTCCGGTGACCGACCGGAACTTCGTGATCGCGAACCTCGCGGCGCCGTCGGCGCTGCTGTCCGAAGAGGGCGCCGAAGAAGCCGAAGCCCCCGAGGTCGAGGCGGAAGCCGAAGCCCCGGAAGCCTGA
- the gluQRS gene encoding tRNA glutamyl-Q(34) synthetase GluQRS, translating to MAGGAVTDATIRTRFAPSPTGLLHLGHAYAALFAAQAASPGAFLLRIEDIDRERCSAEFERAIYDDLHWLGLDWPQPVMRQSDRLDAYAAALDRLTGMGVTYPCSCTRGDIRAALSAPQEGAPILGPDGLVYPGSCRGRPVRGLTGDEAIRLDASAAFDLLGVERLSLHDSRPQHLSRAAFLSGIGDVVLARRGMGTSYHLSVVVDDAAQEITLVTRGQDLAEASWIHVLLQALLDLPQPRYRHHRLIRDEDGKRLAKRDNARSLRALREAGVTPAEVRQMLQPIGT from the coding sequence ATGGCTGGCGGCGCAGTAACCGACGCCACCATCCGCACCCGCTTCGCGCCCTCGCCTACCGGGCTTTTGCATCTGGGGCACGCCTATGCGGCGCTTTTTGCCGCGCAGGCCGCGTCACCGGGCGCGTTCCTGCTGCGGATCGAGGATATCGACCGCGAGAGATGCAGCGCCGAGTTTGAAAGGGCGATCTATGACGATCTGCACTGGCTGGGCCTCGACTGGCCGCAGCCGGTCATGCGGCAGTCCGACCGGCTGGACGCTTATGCGGCGGCGCTCGACCGGCTGACGGGGATGGGCGTCACCTATCCCTGCAGTTGCACGCGGGGCGATATTCGCGCGGCGCTGTCGGCTCCGCAGGAAGGCGCGCCGATCCTCGGGCCCGACGGGCTGGTCTATCCCGGCAGCTGTCGCGGGCGCCCGGTGCGCGGCCTGACGGGCGATGAGGCGATCCGGCTGGACGCTTCCGCCGCCTTTGACCTGCTGGGGGTTGAGCGGCTGAGCCTGCATGATAGCCGGCCGCAGCATCTGTCCCGCGCGGCGTTTCTGTCGGGCATCGGCGATGTGGTGCTGGCGCGGCGGGGGATGGGGACGTCCTATCATCTGTCGGTCGTGGTCGACGACGCGGCGCAGGAGATCACGCTGGTCACGCGCGGGCAGGATCTGGCCGAGGCGAGCTGGATCCACGTTCTGCTGCAGGCGCTGCTGGACCTGCCGCAGCCCCGCTACCGCCACCACCGGCTGATCCGAGACGAGGATGGCAAGCGTCTGGCCAAGCGCGACAACGCCAGATCTCTGCGCGCGCTGCGCGAGGCGGGCGTCACCCCGGCGGAGGTTCGTCAGATGCTGCAGCCCATCGGCACCTAG
- a CDS encoding TRAP transporter substrate-binding protein translates to MTTKSTLDRRRFLSRATIGGASAAAASTLAAPALAQSSPKINWRMTSSFPPSLDNLFGAAGDLATMVSEASEGNFVIQPFAPGEIVPALQAADAVSDGTVEAAHSVGYYYWGKDPAWALGSTVPFSLSARAQNAWLYHGGGNEMFNEFLDQYNIHAFPGGNTGVQMGGWYRKEIKSVEDLKGLKFRVGGFAGKVLEKLGVVPQQLAGGDVYPALEKGTIDAAEFVGPYDDQKLGLAQVAPYYYYPGWWEGGPAVHFMFNKEKFESLPPQYQSLLKTACQAVNGNMLHEYDWLNPPALKEVVAGGAKLMPFPEDVMQASFDAANEIYAELDETNPHWQKMWASIKSFRNDWYLYNQTAEYTYDTFMMIQQRAGKL, encoded by the coding sequence ATGACAACGAAATCAACACTCGACCGCCGGCGCTTCCTGTCCCGCGCAACCATCGGCGGCGCGTCCGCGGCGGCTGCCTCGACGCTTGCCGCGCCCGCACTGGCGCAGAGCAGCCCCAAGATCAACTGGCGCATGACCTCGTCCTTCCCGCCCTCGCTCGACAACCTGTTCGGGGCGGCGGGCGACCTGGCCACCATGGTCAGCGAAGCGTCCGAGGGCAATTTCGTCATCCAGCCCTTCGCCCCGGGCGAGATCGTCCCCGCGCTGCAGGCCGCCGATGCGGTCAGCGACGGCACGGTCGAAGCGGCGCATTCCGTCGGCTACTACTATTGGGGCAAGGACCCGGCCTGGGCGCTTGGCTCGACGGTGCCGTTCAGCCTGTCGGCGCGGGCGCAGAACGCTTGGCTGTATCACGGCGGCGGCAACGAGATGTTCAACGAATTTCTCGACCAGTACAACATCCACGCCTTCCCCGGCGGCAATACCGGCGTCCAGATGGGCGGCTGGTATCGCAAGGAAATCAAATCGGTCGAGGATCTGAAAGGCCTCAAGTTCCGGGTCGGCGGATTTGCCGGCAAGGTGCTGGAAAAGCTGGGCGTGGTTCCGCAGCAGTTGGCGGGCGGCGACGTCTATCCGGCGCTGGAAAAGGGCACCATCGACGCGGCCGAGTTCGTCGGCCCCTATGACGACCAGAAGCTGGGGCTCGCGCAGGTCGCGCCCTATTACTACTATCCCGGTTGGTGGGAAGGCGGGCCGGCGGTCCACTTCATGTTCAACAAGGAAAAGTTCGAAAGCCTGCCGCCGCAGTATCAGTCGCTGCTGAAAACCGCCTGTCAGGCGGTGAACGGCAACATGCTGCATGAATATGACTGGCTGAACCCGCCCGCGCTGAAAGAGGTCGTGGCCGGCGGCGCCAAGCTGATGCCCTTCCCCGAGGATGTGATGCAGGCCTCGTTCGACGCCGCGAACGAGATCTATGCCGAGCTGGACGAGACCAACCCGCACTGGCAGAAGATGTGGGCCTCGATCAAGTCGTTCCGCAATGACTGGTATCTGTACAACCAGACCGCGGAATACACCTATGACACCTTCATGATGATCCAGCAGCGCGCCGGCAAGCTGTAA